One Saimiri boliviensis isolate mSaiBol1 chromosome 5, mSaiBol1.pri, whole genome shotgun sequence genomic window carries:
- the CTSH gene encoding pro-cathepsin H isoform X1, translated as MWAALPLLCAGACLLGAPARGAAELSVNSLEKFHFKSWMAKHHKTYSREEEYHHRLQTFASNWRKINAHNNGNHTFKMAVNQFADMSFAEIKRKYLWSEPQNCSATKSNYLRGTGPYPPSVDWRKKGNFVSPVKNQGACGSCWTFSTTGALESAIAIATGKMLSLAEQQLVDCAQDFNNHGCQGGLPSQAFEYILYNKGIMGEDTYPYQGKDSDCKFQPGKAIGFVKDVANITIYDEDAMVEAVALYNPVSFAFEVTQDFMMYKRGIYSSTSCHKTPDKVNHAVLAVGYGEENGIPYWIVKNSWGPQWGMNGYFLIERGKNMCGLAACASYPIPLV; from the exons ATGTGGGCCGCGCTGCCGCTGCTCTGCGCCGGGGCCTGTCTCCTGGGAGCCCCGGCCCGCGGCGCCGCCGAGCTGTCGGTGAACTCCTTAG agaagTTTCACTTCAAGTCATGGATGGCTAAG CATCATAAGACGTACAGCCGAGAGGAGGAGTACCACCACAGGCTGCAGACGTTCGCCAGCAACTGGAGGAAGATAAACGCTCACAACAACGGGAATCACACATTTAAAA tGGCAGTGAACCAGTTTGCTGACATGAGCTTTGCTGAAATAAAACGCAAGTACCTTTGGTCAGAACCTCAG AATTGCTCAGCCACCAAAAGTAACTACCTCCGAGGTACTGGTCCCTACCCACCGTCTGTGGACTGGCGGAAAAAGGGAAATTTTGTCTCACCCGTGAAAAATCAG GGTGCCTGCGGCAGTTGCTGGACTTTCTCCACCACGGGGGCCCTGGAGTCTGCAATCGCCATCGCAACTGGGAAGATGCTGTCCTTG GCCGAACAGCAGCTGGTAGACTGCGCCCAGGACTTCAACAATCACGGCTGCCAGGG GGGTCTCCCCAGCCAGGCTTTCGAGTACATCCTGTACAACAAAGGCATCATGGGTGAAGACACCTACCCCTACCAGGGCAAG GACAGTGACTGCAAGTTCCAGCCCGGAAAGGCCATCGGCTTTGTCAAGGATGTCGCCAACATCACAATC TATGACGAGGACGCAATGGTGGAGGCTGTGGCCCTCTACAACCCCGTGAGCTTTGCCTTCGAGGTGACTCAGGACTTCATGATGTATAAAAGGGGCATCTACTCCAG taCTTCCTGCCATAAAACTCCAGATAAAGTCAACCACGCAGTACTGGCTGTTGGGTATGGAGAAGAGAACGGGATCCCTTATTGGATCGTGAAAAACTCTTGGGGTCCCCAGTGGGGAATGAACGG GTACTTCCTCATCGAGCGTGGGAAGAACATGTGTGGCCTGGCCGCCTGCGCCTCCTACCCCATCCCTCTGGTGTGA
- the CTSH gene encoding pro-cathepsin H isoform X2, with product MAKHHKTYSREEEYHHRLQTFASNWRKINAHNNGNHTFKMAVNQFADMSFAEIKRKYLWSEPQNCSATKSNYLRGTGPYPPSVDWRKKGNFVSPVKNQGACGSCWTFSTTGALESAIAIATGKMLSLAEQQLVDCAQDFNNHGCQGGLPSQAFEYILYNKGIMGEDTYPYQGKDSDCKFQPGKAIGFVKDVANITIYDEDAMVEAVALYNPVSFAFEVTQDFMMYKRGIYSSTSCHKTPDKVNHAVLAVGYGEENGIPYWIVKNSWGPQWGMNGYFLIERGKNMCGLAACASYPIPLV from the exons ATGGCTAAG CATCATAAGACGTACAGCCGAGAGGAGGAGTACCACCACAGGCTGCAGACGTTCGCCAGCAACTGGAGGAAGATAAACGCTCACAACAACGGGAATCACACATTTAAAA tGGCAGTGAACCAGTTTGCTGACATGAGCTTTGCTGAAATAAAACGCAAGTACCTTTGGTCAGAACCTCAG AATTGCTCAGCCACCAAAAGTAACTACCTCCGAGGTACTGGTCCCTACCCACCGTCTGTGGACTGGCGGAAAAAGGGAAATTTTGTCTCACCCGTGAAAAATCAG GGTGCCTGCGGCAGTTGCTGGACTTTCTCCACCACGGGGGCCCTGGAGTCTGCAATCGCCATCGCAACTGGGAAGATGCTGTCCTTG GCCGAACAGCAGCTGGTAGACTGCGCCCAGGACTTCAACAATCACGGCTGCCAGGG GGGTCTCCCCAGCCAGGCTTTCGAGTACATCCTGTACAACAAAGGCATCATGGGTGAAGACACCTACCCCTACCAGGGCAAG GACAGTGACTGCAAGTTCCAGCCCGGAAAGGCCATCGGCTTTGTCAAGGATGTCGCCAACATCACAATC TATGACGAGGACGCAATGGTGGAGGCTGTGGCCCTCTACAACCCCGTGAGCTTTGCCTTCGAGGTGACTCAGGACTTCATGATGTATAAAAGGGGCATCTACTCCAG taCTTCCTGCCATAAAACTCCAGATAAAGTCAACCACGCAGTACTGGCTGTTGGGTATGGAGAAGAGAACGGGATCCCTTATTGGATCGTGAAAAACTCTTGGGGTCCCCAGTGGGGAATGAACGG GTACTTCCTCATCGAGCGTGGGAAGAACATGTGTGGCCTGGCCGCCTGCGCCTCCTACCCCATCCCTCTGGTGTGA